A single genomic interval of Streptomyces violaceusniger Tu 4113 harbors:
- a CDS encoding helix-turn-helix domain-containing protein — translation MPPSLDPSTLRGFGAVLREARVSRGWSQKKVADQVNARCGVDSVTANDVYRWEKEIRTPDVYLEDVAAVLELDVDDFLVLTRGAGRPAQKAVTHFVHPITLDAGEMLEAAPTTEKARAEFDDLLEDDMWRRSFLKGAAGAGVAAAGVSAATGIGGREKLEAHRALRAAHGRLDNLSGAATIYSPAVAHHQEIMTWLMATRSAAERRHVQALAADTGGFIGFLQADLGLADAAFTSYREAAQHARQANDISCCANLVGQASRVLADHGDYAGARNLVDRALSIAGTQAHPAVRCWLHAVRAHHHAGLDAAPEARTDLRTAWRILEDVQDGEVPTYIGYLSESEINKWQGHVMWRLGRRNPAYLDAGQTALDAARATWPATSVRGAAEVLTSSARVHAARGARDIAIAYATQAVGVATTTRSARNQQSALAALDVAQQA, via the coding sequence ATGCCTCCTTCGCTCGACCCATCAACGCTGCGCGGATTCGGGGCTGTGCTTCGGGAGGCGCGGGTATCCAGAGGGTGGTCGCAGAAGAAAGTCGCGGACCAGGTGAACGCCCGTTGCGGGGTGGACTCGGTCACTGCGAACGACGTCTACCGGTGGGAAAAAGAGATCAGAACGCCGGATGTGTACCTGGAGGACGTCGCCGCGGTACTCGAACTGGATGTCGATGATTTCCTTGTACTGACGCGTGGCGCAGGGAGGCCAGCACAGAAGGCCGTGACTCACTTCGTCCATCCCATCACCCTGGATGCCGGCGAAATGCTGGAGGCGGCTCCTACGACCGAAAAGGCGCGTGCCGAGTTCGATGACTTACTGGAGGACGATATGTGGCGCCGATCTTTCCTCAAGGGGGCGGCCGGAGCCGGTGTCGCTGCTGCCGGTGTTAGCGCGGCCACCGGGATCGGGGGCCGCGAAAAACTGGAGGCCCATCGGGCGCTTAGGGCAGCCCACGGACGGCTGGACAACCTGTCCGGCGCCGCGACGATCTACAGCCCGGCGGTAGCTCACCACCAGGAGATCATGACCTGGCTCATGGCGACCAGGTCGGCGGCCGAGAGAAGGCACGTGCAGGCCCTTGCGGCTGATACGGGCGGATTCATCGGATTTCTCCAGGCTGACCTTGGCCTGGCGGATGCGGCCTTCACGTCGTATCGAGAGGCGGCGCAGCACGCTCGGCAGGCGAACGACATCTCGTGCTGCGCGAATCTGGTGGGGCAGGCGAGCCGAGTGCTGGCGGATCACGGCGACTACGCCGGGGCTCGGAACCTCGTCGACCGGGCTCTGAGCATCGCTGGTACGCAAGCGCACCCGGCAGTGCGGTGCTGGTTGCATGCAGTGCGTGCACATCACCATGCCGGGCTCGATGCGGCTCCCGAGGCGCGCACCGACCTGCGCACGGCGTGGCGCATCCTCGAAGACGTCCAAGACGGTGAGGTCCCCACATATATCGGATATTTGAGCGAGTCCGAGATCAACAAGTGGCAGGGTCACGTCATGTGGCGCCTGGGGCGACGGAACCCCGCTTACCTGGACGCTGGTCAGACTGCACTCGACGCGGCGAGGGCGACGTGGCCAGCTACGAGCGTCCGGGGTGCGGCTGAAGTGCTGACGTCGAGCGCCCGCGTGCACGCCGCCCGGGGGGCCCGCGACATCGCCATCGCGTACGCCACTCAGGCCGTGGGGGTGGCCACCACGACACGATCCGCGCGGAACCAGCAGTCTGCTTTGGCCGCACTCGACGTCGCCCAGCAGGCATGA
- a CDS encoding YkgJ family cysteine cluster protein, protein MARRSDQDAALDAVYDQIPDVGCKGLCKASCGPIEMSYRERSRIRERTGITVESAAQSLKKNNLTCSALTDEGRCGAYEYRPAICRLWGASEDMPCRWGCRPTDGQPPLSARESYRLLGAANDAGGGSTSSLHNFTEADVLNAYDQRGEEAIGPASARRENIRQGEESDYFREASQDIPAAFVSPQVIGRYTTALRVLNERQQRPYA, encoded by the coding sequence ATGGCCCGCCGCTCAGACCAGGACGCCGCCCTGGACGCCGTCTACGACCAGATCCCCGACGTCGGCTGCAAGGGCCTGTGCAAGGCGTCCTGCGGCCCCATCGAGATGTCCTACCGCGAGCGGTCCCGCATCCGCGAGCGCACCGGCATCACCGTCGAGTCGGCCGCGCAGTCCCTGAAGAAGAACAACCTCACCTGCTCGGCCCTCACCGACGAGGGCCGGTGCGGCGCCTACGAGTACCGACCGGCCATCTGCCGGTTGTGGGGCGCCTCCGAAGACATGCCGTGCCGCTGGGGCTGCCGCCCCACCGACGGCCAGCCGCCCCTGAGCGCCCGGGAGTCCTATCGGCTCCTGGGCGCCGCCAACGACGCCGGAGGAGGCTCCACCTCCTCCTTGCACAACTTCACCGAAGCCGACGTCCTCAACGCCTACGACCAGCGCGGCGAGGAAGCCATCGGCCCGGCATCGGCCCGCCGGGAGAACATCCGCCAGGGCGAGGAGAGCGACTACTTCCGCGAGGCCAGCCAGGACATCCCGGCCGCGTTCGTCTCGCCCCAGGTGATCGGCCGCTACACCACCGCCCTGCGGGTCCTCAACGAACGCCAGCAGCGCCCGTACGCCTGA
- a CDS encoding exonuclease domain-containing protein: MSFEEHDIPPVLLGFDTETTGLDVFKDRIVQAALVGQDRSGREVFREEWLINPGILIPREATKIHGITSDRAMEDGQDPAEAIEQITGLLEKALRAGCALVIQNAPYDLALLDAEAQRHSVVPLAERRPVAPVLDPVMLAKVAKVEGRHSLAALSARFGVTNPRAHTAYADAVTTLAVLRKLMMIDVLDEEPAVLHVMQEDEARRRAESWQEELRVSDPCARVAPGWPLSAGRTRIGCECRDCGRPLTDSDLTQPCGECLERFAGAVQAVRRGA; encoded by the coding sequence ATGAGCTTTGAGGAACATGACATTCCGCCCGTTCTGCTCGGATTCGACACAGAGACCACCGGTCTGGACGTTTTCAAGGACCGGATCGTCCAGGCGGCGCTGGTCGGTCAGGACCGGTCGGGGCGGGAGGTGTTTCGGGAGGAGTGGCTGATCAACCCTGGCATCCTCATCCCGCGGGAGGCCACGAAGATCCACGGCATCACCAGCGACCGGGCGATGGAGGACGGCCAGGACCCGGCGGAGGCGATCGAGCAGATCACGGGCCTGCTGGAGAAGGCGCTGAGGGCCGGGTGCGCGCTGGTGATCCAGAACGCCCCGTACGACCTGGCGCTGCTGGATGCGGAGGCGCAGCGGCACTCGGTGGTTCCGCTGGCCGAGCGGCGGCCGGTCGCGCCGGTGCTGGACCCGGTGATGCTGGCCAAGGTCGCGAAGGTGGAGGGGCGTCACTCCCTGGCGGCGCTCTCGGCGCGGTTCGGGGTGACCAACCCTCGGGCGCACACGGCGTACGCGGATGCGGTGACGACGCTGGCCGTGCTGCGCAAGCTCATGATGATCGACGTGCTGGACGAGGAGCCCGCGGTTCTGCACGTGATGCAGGAGGACGAGGCGCGCCGGCGGGCGGAGAGCTGGCAGGAGGAGCTGCGGGTGTCGGACCCGTGTGCTCGGGTGGCCCCGGGCTGGCCGCTCTCGGCGGGTCGGACGCGGATCGGGTGCGAGTGCCGGGACTGCGGGCGTCCGCTGACGGACAGTGACCTGACGCAGCCGTGCGGGGAGTGCCTGGAGCGTTTCGCGGGGGCGGTGCAGGCGGTTCGTCGCGGAGCGTGA
- a CDS encoding ERF family protein translates to MTTAARRPRRTPLRTHTPRTTLRGRTAAARPAAASAPRADRTPPQIPLHEAIRRVMRDMPPVPKQGYNEEDGYYYKRLEDVILKLREVCIVHGLTVLPVQVATNRTGHGPLVAVEVRVTYDITGPDGKSKAVQYAGEARSETDKGTQIAMSQCWKYLMTQVFMIPSEEDAEGDARSPRIPNVRDIRSRADQRDADRAASQRRHPAGRQRPQGQQQDNGQGAPPAPVIAAPNAKAIADRLVRAASAPNADAVIPILEEATKAGAPEPEIQTIREIGRTKRAAEREAAAKTARSAGHTGRGDEHQDHHGQGDEHGAHDHGQGDGEEHGDAGASEPPAIRLVPPVDVPEQSPEAAARVKAVEFFNECAETAGYEHPAEAARMFKARYGRTLEEAEVYEIEAFAAGMIPDGAPSVEDGHGSETDE, encoded by the coding sequence GTGACCACCGCTGCCCGTCGCCCGCGCCGCACCCCCCTGCGCACCCACACCCCCCGCACCACCCTGCGCGGCCGGACCGCCGCCGCACGCCCGGCCGCCGCGTCCGCGCCCCGCGCCGACCGCACCCCGCCACAGATCCCGCTCCACGAGGCCATCCGCCGCGTCATGCGCGACATGCCGCCGGTGCCCAAGCAGGGCTACAACGAGGAGGACGGCTACTACTACAAGCGCCTCGAAGACGTGATCCTCAAGCTCCGCGAGGTCTGCATCGTCCACGGCCTTACCGTCCTGCCGGTGCAGGTCGCTACCAACCGCACCGGTCACGGCCCGCTCGTCGCCGTCGAAGTCCGTGTCACCTACGACATCACCGGCCCCGACGGCAAGTCCAAGGCCGTCCAGTACGCCGGTGAGGCCCGCTCGGAGACCGACAAGGGCACCCAGATCGCCATGTCGCAGTGCTGGAAGTACCTGATGACCCAGGTCTTCATGATCCCCTCCGAAGAGGACGCCGAGGGCGACGCGCGCTCCCCGCGCATCCCCAACGTCCGGGACATCCGCAGCCGCGCCGACCAGCGGGACGCCGACCGGGCCGCCTCCCAGCGCCGCCACCCGGCCGGACGCCAGCGCCCCCAGGGCCAGCAGCAGGACAACGGCCAGGGCGCCCCGCCTGCCCCGGTCATCGCCGCCCCCAACGCCAAGGCCATCGCCGACCGGCTCGTACGCGCCGCCAGCGCCCCGAACGCCGACGCCGTGATCCCGATCCTGGAAGAGGCCACGAAGGCAGGCGCGCCGGAACCGGAGATCCAGACGATCCGCGAGATCGGACGCACCAAGCGTGCCGCCGAGCGCGAGGCCGCCGCCAAGACCGCGCGCTCTGCCGGGCACACCGGCCGTGGTGACGAGCACCAGGACCACCACGGCCAGGGCGACGAGCACGGCGCCCACGACCACGGCCAGGGCGACGGTGAGGAGCACGGCGACGCCGGCGCGAGCGAACCGCCTGCCATCCGTCTCGTTCCCCCCGTGGACGTCCCCGAGCAGTCCCCGGAGGCCGCAGCCCGCGTGAAGGCTGTGGAGTTCTTCAACGAGTGCGCCGAGACGGCCGGTTACGAGCACCCTGCCGAAGCGGCCCGCATGTTCAAGGCCCGGTACGGCAGGACCCTGGAAGAGGCCGAAGTCTACGAGATCGAAGCCTTCGCGGCCGGGATGATCCCCGACGGAGCGCCGAGCGTGGAGGATGGACACGGAAGCGAAACGGATGAGTGA